Proteins from one Sulfurovum sp. TSL1 genomic window:
- a CDS encoding Ppx/GppA phosphatase family protein, protein MSKRTAIIDIGSNSARLVIFEKTSRYGFHLICEQKSKVRIGEGAYDKEGYLQPIGIKRAYFTLKSFLHTIDKYEANKTLCVATSALRDAPNGKEFVQWIKKELGLSIKVIDGNKEAKYGGIAAVNLLPISEGISIDIGGGSSDMTLIKHGYIVDTYSLDLGTVRLKELFFDKGLTPADINEKAKAYIQQALAQLPEHFKHTLAIGIGGTARTLSKGIMKQVCYPLDKLHAFSYHVQEHKTYLDAIPLSSAKNLQRFGLKKNRYDTIREGTLIFNEILSHIGTETVISSAAGVREGVFLEQLLKKDNLKFPSRINPSVISILDRFQPLVNIQKNQKTKRKLASNLYTLLQRDIDDGKQYEKELLWAVKLSSIGQTLTVYRSHQHAFYIAMQELNYGFTHKEILLISFLLRMNEKELLNKPLFKHYKPLLPEKSTLLWLSFIYTLTVLLQEASNSAGITFAYENRTLRILSDKPLYLAKETVKALEKPIPFAIIIEDESTVPKNKKLGI, encoded by the coding sequence ATGTCAAAGCGAACTGCTATCATTGATATCGGTTCGAACTCAGCAAGACTTGTGATCTTTGAAAAAACAAGTCGTTACGGCTTTCATCTTATTTGCGAACAAAAATCCAAAGTTCGTATTGGTGAAGGTGCCTATGATAAAGAGGGGTATCTTCAACCCATTGGTATCAAAAGAGCCTATTTCACTTTAAAATCCTTCCTTCATACCATAGACAAATATGAGGCAAACAAAACACTTTGTGTTGCAACTTCTGCACTGAGAGATGCACCAAACGGAAAAGAGTTCGTCCAATGGATCAAAAAGGAACTTGGACTTTCCATCAAAGTGATCGATGGCAACAAAGAGGCAAAATATGGCGGTATCGCTGCAGTAAATTTACTGCCTATCAGCGAGGGGATCAGTATAGACATCGGAGGAGGCTCATCCGATATGACACTCATAAAACACGGGTATATCGTCGATACCTACTCGCTTGACCTTGGTACCGTAAGACTCAAAGAACTCTTTTTTGATAAAGGGCTCACTCCTGCAGATATAAACGAAAAAGCAAAAGCATATATACAACAAGCCCTGGCTCAACTTCCAGAGCATTTTAAACATACACTGGCCATTGGTATAGGGGGAACTGCAAGAACCCTTTCTAAGGGGATTATGAAACAGGTTTGCTACCCTTTAGATAAACTACACGCTTTTTCCTATCATGTGCAAGAGCACAAAACCTATCTTGATGCCATCCCACTCTCCAGCGCAAAAAATCTTCAACGGTTTGGATTGAAAAAAAACCGCTATGATACGATACGCGAGGGGACACTGATCTTCAATGAAATTCTTTCCCATATCGGTACAGAAACGGTTATTTCTAGTGCCGCAGGTGTAAGAGAAGGGGTGTTTTTGGAACAGTTGCTTAAAAAGGACAATCTCAAATTCCCAAGCCGTATCAATCCCAGTGTGATCTCGATATTGGATAGATTTCAACCTTTGGTCAATATACAAAAAAACCAGAAAACAAAACGCAAACTCGCGTCAAACCTTTATACACTGCTGCAACGGGATATTGATGATGGGAAACAGTATGAAAAAGAACTGCTGTGGGCAGTCAAACTCTCCAGTATCGGACAGACACTGACGGTTTACCGGTCACATCAGCATGCCTTTTATATTGCCATGCAGGAGTTGAATTACGGTTTTACCCATAAAGAGATACTTCTTATATCATTCCTGTTGCGAATGAATGAAAAGGAGCTGTTGAACAAACCGCTCTTTAAACACTATAAACCGCTTCTTCCGGAAAAAAGCACCCTGCTTTGGTTAAGCTTTATCTATACCCTTACTGTACTTCTGCAAGAAGCCTCCAACAGTGCCGGCATCACATTTGCCTATGAAAACAGAACACTCCGTATCCTCTCTGACAAACCCTTATACCTGGCAAAAGAGACAGTGAAAGCTTTAGAAAAGCCTATACCGTTTGCCATCATTATAGAAGATGAAAGTACCGTGCCTAAAAATAAAAAGTTGGGAATTTAA
- the bamA gene encoding outer membrane protein assembly factor BamA — protein sequence MIKKTALVQILLSWMLVGSLLSAQKVTQIKFEGLAHLSPTSAKEIAGIRVGEEINAEKINRSIKNFFAQGYFKDVWVDQQGSVLIYHFKEKLAIANVDIKGYGSGDDGMKLLEGIGLKKGDLYDERRVKKAKRTLIAKLESQGYYDTVVDVSTTPVGESSISIVFDVNKGEKIIIQEQNFVGAEALVQNDLELELANKEKDFLGWMPWRNNGEATVDQLEYDAYRVKDVYMRHGYLDAYVSKPLMRVDFGSYKAKVDYQVIEGVQYRVGTIGITQDVKGLNTEDLKDKLILKEGKIFNIKRMRKDISILEEEVGNLGYAFVKVAPQMHKDPEKKIINLNYVVEPGEVVTINDVIISGNDTTKDRVIRRYIYLAPGDTFSARDLKDSKNALGRTGFFEKVDVESQRISADKINLLVKVKETSTGTISAGGGYGSYEGLMFNASISDRNFFGSGINTTLGFEVSKISTNYNLSFVNPKVWDSMYSLGLSLYKKEYEYIDYTQDQLGGSLNIGREFYRYFHASVGMGYVDNQSTINDTNTTLFDNYYFNLYNDQYKKTSFFASISFDNTDDFYVPREGMIAALNFEYGQLDGDDLNATEQIDYPSGYANILKTSAKIGLYYGLEDWIDYDLILRLKGRMTTIAKDDNSYLPIAEKLFLGGIGSVRGYQPYTLSPLDPTTFTRTGGLHRASASVEASIPLSEAAKMRLAFFYDYGMIGEDSFDEITRSSTGVVLEWQSGFGPINLVFSYPIDDDPLDQTAAFEFSMGSKF from the coding sequence ATGATCAAAAAGACGGCACTGGTTCAGATACTACTTTCTTGGATGCTTGTTGGTTCGCTTCTTTCAGCTCAGAAAGTTACACAGATTAAATTTGAAGGACTTGCACATCTTTCCCCAACAAGTGCAAAAGAGATTGCCGGCATCCGTGTGGGTGAAGAGATAAATGCGGAGAAGATCAACCGTTCCATTAAAAACTTTTTTGCACAGGGGTATTTTAAAGATGTATGGGTAGACCAGCAGGGCAGTGTACTTATTTATCATTTTAAAGAAAAACTGGCTATCGCAAATGTGGATATCAAAGGATATGGATCGGGTGATGATGGCATGAAGCTTCTGGAAGGCATAGGTCTTAAAAAAGGTGATCTTTATGATGAAAGACGTGTAAAGAAGGCCAAAAGAACACTGATCGCCAAGTTGGAAAGTCAAGGCTATTATGACACGGTGGTGGATGTGAGTACGACCCCTGTAGGTGAAAGCAGTATATCCATCGTGTTTGATGTAAACAAAGGTGAGAAGATCATTATCCAGGAACAGAACTTTGTGGGTGCTGAGGCGTTGGTACAAAATGATCTTGAATTAGAGCTGGCGAACAAAGAAAAAGATTTCCTTGGTTGGATGCCTTGGAGAAACAATGGTGAAGCGACGGTAGATCAACTTGAGTATGATGCGTATAGGGTCAAAGATGTCTATATGAGACATGGCTATTTGGATGCCTATGTAAGTAAACCGCTGATGAGGGTAGATTTTGGTTCTTACAAGGCCAAAGTGGATTACCAGGTCATTGAAGGTGTACAATATCGTGTAGGAACCATAGGTATTACGCAAGATGTCAAAGGGCTGAACACCGAGGATCTTAAAGATAAACTGATTTTGAAAGAGGGTAAGATCTTTAACATTAAGCGTATGCGAAAAGATATCAGTATCTTGGAAGAGGAAGTAGGGAATCTTGGTTATGCCTTTGTAAAAGTTGCCCCTCAAATGCATAAAGATCCCGAGAAGAAGATCATTAATCTGAATTATGTAGTTGAACCGGGAGAAGTAGTGACGATTAACGATGTGATCATTTCGGGTAACGACACGACCAAAGACAGGGTGATCCGCCGTTATATCTATTTGGCACCTGGCGATACGTTCAGTGCCAGAGATCTTAAGGATTCAAAGAATGCACTGGGAAGAACAGGGTTCTTTGAAAAAGTCGACGTTGAGAGTCAGAGGATCTCAGCAGATAAGATCAACCTTCTTGTGAAAGTCAAAGAGACATCCACTGGTACGATCTCTGCGGGTGGTGGATACGGAAGTTATGAAGGTCTGATGTTCAATGCATCTATTTCAGATCGAAACTTCTTTGGTTCAGGTATCAATACGACCTTAGGCTTTGAAGTATCAAAGATCTCAACAAACTACAATCTCTCTTTTGTCAACCCAAAAGTGTGGGACAGTATGTATAGTTTGGGACTCAGTTTGTATAAAAAAGAGTATGAATATATAGACTATACACAAGACCAGTTGGGTGGATCTCTGAATATAGGTAGAGAGTTCTATAGATATTTCCATGCCTCTGTAGGGATGGGATATGTTGATAATCAGTCAACGATCAATGATACCAATACTACACTGTTCGATAACTATTATTTTAATCTCTATAATGACCAGTATAAAAAGACTTCATTCTTTGCAAGTATAAGTTTTGACAACACAGATGATTTCTATGTACCAAGGGAAGGGATGATCGCAGCGCTGAATTTTGAATATGGGCAATTGGATGGAGATGACCTGAATGCAACCGAACAGATCGATTATCCTAGCGGATATGCCAATATTTTAAAAACAAGTGCAAAAATAGGACTCTATTATGGATTGGAAGACTGGATCGATTATGACCTTATCTTGCGTCTGAAAGGACGAATGACAACGATTGCAAAAGATGATAACTCATATCTTCCTATCGCAGAAAAGCTCTTCTTAGGGGGTATAGGGTCTGTCAGAGGATATCAACCGTATACGCTTTCACCATTGGACCCAACGACTTTTACGCGTACGGGGGGTCTCCATAGAGCCTCTGCAAGTGTCGAAGCAAGTATCCCTCTTTCTGAAGCGGCAAAGATGAGACTGGCATTCTTTTATGATTACGGAATGATCGGTGAAGATAGTTTTGATGAGATCACAAGATCATCAACGGGTGTGGTTCTAGAGTGGCAGTCAGGATTTGGACCGATCAATCTCGTATTCTCCTATCCGATCGATGATGACCCATTGGATCAAACAGCAGCCTTTGAGTTCTCTATGGGGAGTAAATTCTAG
- a CDS encoding prephenate dehydrogenase → MAKIKVGIVGLGLMGGSLSLALQKHSKEYYFMGMDHNELHRSQALELGLVDEICTSTEALKSCEIIVLSIPVDGIISVIQQLGTLSDTCTVIDLGSTKEKISRSVPSEIRHNFVAAHPMTGTEKFGPTAALEDLYTDKVVVLCDLEKSGEHQQNVAKKLFTDIGMNIVCMGAKEHDRHAAFISHMPHAISYSLANSVMAQEDSKSIVALAGGGFKDMSRIAKSSPNMWEDIFRQNKTNVLEAINSFQSELKKCQKMVENEEWETLNAWMREANTLHDILD, encoded by the coding sequence ATGGCTAAAATCAAAGTCGGTATAGTTGGTTTAGGACTTATGGGTGGATCTTTAAGTCTTGCGCTTCAAAAGCACTCCAAAGAGTACTATTTCATGGGGATGGACCATAATGAACTCCATCGTTCACAAGCCCTTGAACTCGGTCTTGTTGATGAAATCTGTACCTCTACCGAAGCACTCAAAAGTTGTGAGATCATTGTCCTTAGTATCCCTGTGGATGGCATTATCTCTGTTATTCAACAGTTAGGTACTTTGAGTGATACCTGCACAGTGATCGATCTTGGAAGCACCAAAGAGAAGATCTCCCGTTCCGTCCCATCTGAGATTCGGCACAATTTTGTGGCTGCACACCCTATGACAGGGACTGAAAAATTTGGTCCTACTGCTGCTCTTGAAGACCTCTATACGGACAAAGTGGTTGTACTCTGTGACCTTGAAAAAAGTGGGGAACATCAACAAAATGTTGCCAAAAAACTTTTTACTGATATAGGTATGAATATCGTCTGTATGGGTGCGAAAGAGCATGACAGACATGCAGCCTTCATCTCCCATATGCCCCATGCGATCAGTTATTCCTTGGCAAATTCTGTGATGGCGCAGGAAGATTCCAAAAGTATTGTTGCACTGGCAGGCGGTGGATTTAAAGACATGAGCCGTATTGCGAAATCTTCTCCCAATATGTGGGAAGATATCTTTCGACAGAACAAGACCAATGTACTTGAAGCGATCAACTCCTTTCAGTCAGAACTGAAAAAATGCCAAAAGATGGTAGAGAATGAAGAGTGGGAGACGCTGAACGCTTGGATGAGGGAAGCCAATACTCTACATGATATCTTAGACTGA
- a CDS encoding BatD family protein, whose product MRNLGKVLSMMTLVLQVMRADGVEATVSSTEVVSGNTVELRIKAIGDDAEFPDIQMIDGQSVIAAHSGSSSSYSYINGTMKSEHATTKTFTFVPDKNVTIPSYEVKIDGKRYNTQPIEIKVVKSNASLGENSAMFSLQMHANKTKVMVGESLMVTVYFSLKNGVRLSQDIQYTPPGFPGFTVTDAGEKNAYIKGNYQVQEVRYLLTPQAEGNFTASPAYAKVGVADRGRRDIFGMTFGTKWKQVASNSLQIEVLPQVQESDLVGDFTINTTIDAQEVKANKPVNLTVKIEGKGNLESFEFPKYEIDRVTVYSDEAKVETKVVDGELYSSYSKSFAFIADEDFVIPARSFSVLRPKDKQLKALTVNAYDITIKQSSTASASINKPDTNGVVQTNRSQPVQTKEVVVEKEVEVKSVAWWMLAAAFVLGMLFLPVLRWLPRVTRRTSTPYNETEALKLLYGHMSEDVEIEEMVRKLYARKNGDKSVQIDKKALKEMVDRIKQS is encoded by the coding sequence ATGCGAAACCTTGGTAAAGTATTGTCTATGATGACATTGGTTTTACAAGTGATGCGGGCTGATGGCGTAGAGGCCACGGTATCAAGTACAGAGGTTGTCAGTGGTAATACTGTTGAGCTACGCATTAAAGCCATAGGAGATGACGCCGAATTTCCGGATATCCAAATGATCGATGGACAGAGTGTCATAGCTGCCCATTCCGGAAGCAGCAGCTCCTATAGCTATATCAACGGAACAATGAAAAGCGAGCACGCAACGACAAAAACCTTCACTTTTGTACCCGATAAAAATGTCACCATCCCTTCTTATGAAGTGAAGATAGACGGCAAAAGATATAACACCCAGCCCATTGAGATAAAAGTCGTGAAGTCCAATGCATCGTTAGGAGAGAACAGTGCTATGTTCTCCTTGCAGATGCATGCCAATAAAACGAAAGTGATGGTAGGTGAATCACTGATGGTAACGGTCTATTTTTCTTTGAAAAATGGTGTAAGGCTCTCACAGGATATCCAGTATACACCGCCTGGTTTTCCAGGATTTACCGTAACAGATGCCGGTGAGAAAAATGCCTATATCAAGGGTAACTATCAAGTTCAGGAAGTACGCTATCTTCTTACCCCACAAGCAGAAGGGAATTTTACAGCAAGTCCTGCCTATGCCAAAGTGGGGGTAGCCGATAGAGGCAGAAGAGATATTTTCGGTATGACCTTTGGTACAAAATGGAAGCAGGTAGCATCGAATAGTCTTCAGATAGAAGTTCTACCTCAGGTCCAGGAGAGTGACCTTGTAGGTGATTTTACGATCAACACCACCATTGATGCCCAAGAGGTAAAAGCCAACAAACCGGTCAACCTCACAGTCAAGATAGAGGGGAAAGGTAATCTGGAAAGTTTCGAATTTCCAAAATATGAGATCGATAGGGTAACCGTCTATAGTGATGAAGCTAAAGTAGAGACAAAAGTTGTGGATGGAGAGCTATACAGCAGTTACAGTAAAAGTTTTGCCTTTATAGCAGATGAGGACTTTGTCATACCGGCACGAAGTTTTTCTGTGTTAAGACCAAAAGATAAACAGCTCAAAGCGCTTACGGTGAATGCCTATGATATTACCATTAAGCAATCATCTACTGCATCAGCATCCATCAACAAACCCGATACAAACGGTGTGGTACAAACCAATAGATCACAACCTGTTCAGACCAAAGAAGTGGTCGTAGAAAAAGAAGTAGAGGTAAAAAGTGTAGCATGGTGGATGTTGGCGGCAGCCTTTGTCCTAGGTATGCTGTTCCTGCCTGTTCTAAGATGGTTGCCTCGCGTAACAAGACGAACTTCAACTCCTTATAACGAGACAGAAGCACTGAAACTATTGTATGGTCATATGAGCGAGGATGTAGAGATAGAAGAGATGGTACGTAAACTCTATGCCCGTAAAAATGGTGATAAATCTGTCCAGATAGACAAAAAAGCACTCAAAGAGATGGTGGATCGCATTAAGCAGTCGTGA
- a CDS encoding tetratricopeptide repeat protein translates to MRRVILWVISMATLLHAGLTDFKTIKEAKQAYEAKEYGKSAALLNSLDVKSPEKQYDIGNAFYKDKKYDEAIKAYEKAEGVDDATRLHNIGNSQFQKKEWDKAIASYEKALEMREDEDTRFNLELAKKQKQKEEEQKKQDQNKDQQQNKDEKQKQDQNQNQEQKDQKKKQQDQKNRDQKKKQDKQNKDQKKKDQKNKEEQKEKEGDKEKSDAQKEKKSQEKKGDKASDQPKEQKKMNKEEKLKEQELKRLMKKMGQKKTPTMMYQMGEGKKGQRSEDAKPW, encoded by the coding sequence ATGAGAAGAGTGATCTTATGGGTGATAAGTATGGCTACTTTACTTCATGCCGGGCTTACCGACTTTAAAACCATCAAAGAAGCAAAGCAGGCCTATGAGGCGAAAGAGTATGGTAAGAGTGCAGCCTTATTGAACAGTTTAGATGTAAAGAGCCCTGAAAAACAGTATGACATAGGAAATGCGTTCTATAAAGATAAAAAATATGATGAGGCGATCAAAGCCTATGAAAAGGCGGAAGGTGTAGATGACGCAACAAGGCTCCATAATATCGGTAACAGTCAGTTTCAGAAAAAAGAGTGGGACAAAGCCATCGCATCGTATGAAAAAGCCCTGGAAATGAGAGAGGATGAGGATACAAGATTCAACCTTGAGTTAGCCAAAAAACAGAAGCAAAAAGAAGAAGAGCAAAAGAAACAGGATCAAAATAAAGATCAGCAACAAAATAAAGACGAGAAGCAAAAGCAGGATCAAAATCAGAATCAAGAGCAAAAAGACCAAAAGAAGAAACAACAGGACCAAAAAAACAGAGATCAAAAGAAAAAACAGGACAAACAGAATAAAGATCAAAAAAAGAAAGATCAAAAAAACAAAGAAGAACAGAAGGAAAAAGAGGGGGATAAAGAGAAATCAGACGCTCAAAAAGAGAAAAAGTCCCAAGAGAAAAAAGGTGACAAAGCGTCAGATCAGCCCAAAGAGCAAAAAAAGATGAATAAAGAAGAGAAGCTCAAAGAGCAGGAGTTAAAACGTCTTATGAAAAAGATGGGACAGAAAAAAACACCTACGATGATGTATCAGATGGGTGAAGGTAAAAAAGGTCAAAGGAGTGAAGATGCGAAACCTTGGTAA
- a CDS encoding VWA domain-containing protein, translating to MSFVNPQFFWALIVPFVIFAFLISTNKERLARIFDEKVLKRLSATDESMPMVVRNILMLLALFLMIVAMARPVMEKGDRIVEVQGLTLLTALDISGSMRSTDVYPNRLTFAKKKMNVLFDAMPSDEVGVVAFAYSPFVLAPFSSDKETLKMMVGGVDDSYINMGSTDYSALGELASSLLEKKRPKILVLFTDGGDEEAIAGFTEILKENDIDLYVVLVGTEKGAPVIDENGKPFTLEDGTIAITQRNDALGEVAKENDGAYVVASTGKEDITQLVSVIKGKYQNQQQGEVTVKERVEYFYYPLGFGLLLLLVSLSSMPRRRDV from the coding sequence ATGAGTTTTGTCAATCCTCAGTTTTTTTGGGCGCTCATTGTCCCTTTTGTCATCTTTGCGTTTCTTATCTCGACAAACAAAGAGAGACTTGCACGTATCTTTGATGAGAAGGTACTCAAACGTTTGAGTGCGACAGACGAGAGTATGCCGATGGTCGTACGTAACATACTGATGCTCCTGGCACTCTTTCTGATGATCGTTGCTATGGCCAGACCGGTGATGGAAAAGGGTGACAGAATCGTAGAAGTGCAAGGATTGACACTGCTGACGGCATTGGATATCTCCGGTTCTATGCGGAGTACCGATGTCTACCCCAACCGCTTGACGTTCGCCAAAAAGAAGATGAATGTATTGTTTGATGCCATGCCGAGCGATGAGGTAGGGGTAGTGGCCTTTGCTTACAGTCCGTTTGTACTGGCACCCTTTTCAAGTGATAAAGAGACTCTGAAAATGATGGTGGGCGGTGTAGATGACAGCTATATCAACATGGGTTCTACAGACTATTCAGCGTTGGGTGAACTGGCAAGTTCTTTACTGGAAAAAAAGAGACCTAAGATACTGGTACTTTTTACAGATGGTGGAGATGAAGAGGCCATTGCAGGTTTTACAGAGATACTCAAAGAAAATGATATCGACCTGTATGTCGTACTGGTAGGAACTGAAAAAGGCGCTCCGGTCATCGACGAGAATGGCAAACCTTTTACGCTTGAAGACGGTACCATAGCCATTACACAAAGAAACGATGCATTGGGTGAGGTCGCCAAAGAGAATGATGGTGCGTATGTGGTAGCAAGTACGGGGAAAGAAGATATCACACAATTGGTTTCTGTCATAAAAGGCAAATATCAAAACCAGCAGCAGGGTGAAGTGACGGTAAAAGAGCGTGTGGAGTATTTTTATTATCCATTGGGATTTGGACTGCTACTGCTGCTTGTTTCATTGAGTTCGATGCCTAGAAGGAGAGACGTATGA